Proteins encoded in a region of the Primulina huaijiensis isolate GDHJ02 unplaced genomic scaffold, ASM1229523v2 scaffold4153, whole genome shotgun sequence genome:
- the LOC140969433 gene encoding thymidylate kinase isoform X1, translating to MQHTCHFTLFKALKFSTIAAVRSPSPRINYKFPLKCSLRRIHMENKHKSNSRGALIVLEGLDRCGKTSQCGRLLSYLQELGHSVESWRFPDRDTGVGQMISSYLANKSHLDDRAIHLLFSANRWEKRSLMESKLRSGTTLVVDRYSFSGVAFSSAKGLDMEWCKAPEAGLVAPDLVVYLDISPENAAKRGGYGGEKYEQLEFQKRVAQSYQTLRDATWKVIDATFPVEEVEKKLRQMAMESVTVCQEGKPLLELWAY from the exons ATGCAACATACCTGCCATTTCACCCTTTTTAAGGCTTT AAAATTTTCAACCATAGCAGCGGTACGATCACCAAGTCCTCGGATAAATTATAAGTTTCCATTGAAGTGCTCGTTGAGAAGAATTCATATGGAAAATAAACACAAAAGTAATTCCAGGGGCGCATTAATTGTTCTAGAAGGATTGGATCGTTGCGGCAAGACATCTCAATGTGGTAGATTGCTTTCCTACCTACAAGAGTTAGGTCATTCAGTTGAGTCATGGAGATTCCCTGATAGAGATACTGGTGTTGGACAGATGATTTCTTCCTATCTTGCCAACAAATCTCATCTGGATGATCGTGCCATCCATCTCCTCTTCAGTGCGAATCGCTGGGAGAAGAG ATCATTAATGGAGTCTAAACTGAGAAGTGGAACCACACTTGTAGTTGACCGTTATTCTTTTTCTGGAGTTGCTTTCTCATCTGCCAAAGGACTTGATATGGAGTGGTGTAAG GCTCCAGAGGCAGGATTGGTGGCCCCAGATCTAGTGGTATACCTTGACATATCACCAGAG AATGCAGCCAAGAGAGGAGGTTATGGAGGTGAGAAATATGAGCAGCTCGAATTTCAAAAACGAGTAGctcaatcatatcaaacacTTCGGGATGCAACATGGAAG GTTATAGATGCAACCTTTCCCGTTGAAGAGGTCGAGAAAAAGCTGAGGCAAATGGCTATGGAATCTGTGACTGTTTGCCAAGAAGGGAAGCCTCTTTTGGAGCTGTGGGCATACTAG
- the LOC140969433 gene encoding thymidylate kinase isoform X2: MENKHKSNSRGALIVLEGLDRCGKTSQCGRLLSYLQELGHSVESWRFPDRDTGVGQMISSYLANKSHLDDRAIHLLFSANRWEKRSLMESKLRSGTTLVVDRYSFSGVAFSSAKGLDMEWCKAPEAGLVAPDLVVYLDISPENAAKRGGYGGEKYEQLEFQKRVAQSYQTLRDATWKVIDATFPVEEVEKKLRQMAMESVTVCQEGKPLLELWAY, from the exons ATGGAAAATAAACACAAAAGTAATTCCAGGGGCGCATTAATTGTTCTAGAAGGATTGGATCGTTGCGGCAAGACATCTCAATGTGGTAGATTGCTTTCCTACCTACAAGAGTTAGGTCATTCAGTTGAGTCATGGAGATTCCCTGATAGAGATACTGGTGTTGGACAGATGATTTCTTCCTATCTTGCCAACAAATCTCATCTGGATGATCGTGCCATCCATCTCCTCTTCAGTGCGAATCGCTGGGAGAAGAG ATCATTAATGGAGTCTAAACTGAGAAGTGGAACCACACTTGTAGTTGACCGTTATTCTTTTTCTGGAGTTGCTTTCTCATCTGCCAAAGGACTTGATATGGAGTGGTGTAAG GCTCCAGAGGCAGGATTGGTGGCCCCAGATCTAGTGGTATACCTTGACATATCACCAGAG AATGCAGCCAAGAGAGGAGGTTATGGAGGTGAGAAATATGAGCAGCTCGAATTTCAAAAACGAGTAGctcaatcatatcaaacacTTCGGGATGCAACATGGAAG GTTATAGATGCAACCTTTCCCGTTGAAGAGGTCGAGAAAAAGCTGAGGCAAATGGCTATGGAATCTGTGACTGTTTGCCAAGAAGGGAAGCCTCTTTTGGAGCTGTGGGCATACTAG